The Clostridium beijerinckii genomic sequence GAAGCATTCTTACTTAATAAAAAAACACTGAAACCATTAAAAATTGCTGGGTGTCCTCCGGATATATTTGCTGATACAGGACAGCTATGGGGAAATCCAATCTATGATTGGAGCTATATGGAGAAAACGAATTATAAATGGTGGGTTGATCGTATAAGACAAAGTTTGAACTTATATGATGTACTTAGAATAGATCATTTTAAAGGATTTGAATCATATTGGTCAATTCCTTATGGAGATCTAACAGCAGAAAATGGTGAATGGGTTAAAGGCCCTGGAATAAAAGTTTTCAATGCAATTAAAGATGAGCTTGGCGATGTTAATATAATTGCAGAAGATCTAGGTACACTAACTGAAGAAACAATAAAGCTTAGAAATGATACTGGGTTCCCAGGAATGAAAATATTGACATTTGGGTTTGATACAGATAGCTCAAATCCTTTTTTACCTCATAATTACGAAAAGAATTTTATAGTTTATACTGGTACCCATGATAATGATACTGTAAGAGGATGGATTGAAACAACAGCACCTAAAGGGGAAGTTCAAAGAGCGATAGAGTATTTAGGTCTAAATAAAGAAGAGGGGTATAACTGGGGATTTATTAGGGGAGCTTGGAGTAGTATTGCGAATATTTCTATAGCACAAATGCAAGATTTCTTGAATCTAGGCAATGAAGCTAGAATTAATTTACCTTCAACATTGGGGAAGAATTGGCGCTGGAGAGTAAAAAAAGGTGTATTGACAGATCAGTTGGCAGAAAAAATTCATCAGATTACTAGAACTTATGGAAGGTGTGATAATTAGCAGGTACTATAGTAAAAGTAAAGGATAGTGATAATTTATATGAAAAATAATCTCTGCAATAATATATACTCATTAATTATGGTGGAGATTAGCTACATATCTATTTGCTAATTAGAGGTGTGCCTCAGTTTATACTTCATAGTAATAGAAAGAGAGATTATTTGATTGTTGTTTAATAAAACCATATATATGGTAATTGTAACATCATTTTAAGTATGTTAATATTAAAATTATTAGAGGAAAATAGTTATAAAGCATGACATAGATAAGTTTTTACTGTCATTAAGTGATTATTCCTAAAAAGATAGTATATTAGAATGTGACTTAGATGTTTTTATGTTAATAAACTTTATGAGTGATTTATTATTGAGAATAGGAGTAAGTTATGAAAGTTACAATAAAGGAAGTAGCAAAAGAAGCGAATGTATCTCCATCAACTGTATCGAGAGTTATATCAGATAGTTCGCAGATAAGTGAAGAGACTAAGGAAAGAGTTAGAGATGCGATAAAAAGATTGAAATACAAGCCAAATGCAATAGCTAGGAGTCTTGCAAATAGGAAAAGTAGAATATTAGGTGTGGTTTTACCTAATGAAGCTCAAGATTTGATAACTAACACGTTTTTTATTCAAGCTATGAAGGGAATGAGCAAATATGCTCAAAATAAAAGGTATTATATTACATATGCATTTAGCGAGGATGAAAAAGCTGAATTAGAATATATAAATAATTTCATAACAAGTAACTTAGTTGATGGAATATGCTTATTACGTGCAAGAACTGATGATAGAAGTATTAAATATCTTAAAGAAACACAATTTCCATTCGTAGTAATAGGAAGGCCAGAAGAATCAGAAAATTTACTGTGGGTTGACAATGACAATTTTCAGGCGACTTACAATTTAGTAAATGAGCTTGTAAAAAAGGGACATAAATGCATTTCTTTTCTAGGGGCAAAGAAAGAATGGAATGTTACAAAAGATAGATTTAAAGGATTCAAAGTTGCATGCGAAATTA encodes the following:
- the malQ gene encoding 4-alpha-glucanotransferase, with product MNRSSGIIMHIASLPGKYGIGTFGKEAYKFGDFLKKAGQKYWQILPVGPTSFGDSPYQSFSAFAGNPYFIDFDILRQDGLLDASDYYSVNFGENSEDIDYGLIFKEKLRVLRIAYEKFKLNQDEDLIKFQEAESYWLDDYALYMSVKKHFDLKSWHEWDEDIRLRETEAIDRYKSLLEDEIGLWKFLQYEFHKQWRNLKAYVNNLGIEIIGDMPIYVAEDSADVWGNPEAFLLNKKTLKPLKIAGCPPDIFADTGQLWGNPIYDWSYMEKTNYKWWVDRIRQSLNLYDVLRIDHFKGFESYWSIPYGDLTAENGEWVKGPGIKVFNAIKDELGDVNIIAEDLGTLTEETIKLRNDTGFPGMKILTFGFDTDSSNPFLPHNYEKNFIVYTGTHDNDTVRGWIETTAPKGEVQRAIEYLGLNKEEGYNWGFIRGAWSSIANISIAQMQDFLNLGNEARINLPSTLGKNWRWRVKKGVLTDQLAEKIHQITRTYGRCDN
- a CDS encoding LacI family DNA-binding transcriptional regulator, which encodes MKVTIKEVAKEANVSPSTVSRVISDSSQISEETKERVRDAIKRLKYKPNAIARSLANRKSRILGVVLPNEAQDLITNTFFIQAMKGMSKYAQNKRYYITYAFSEDEKAELEYINNFITSNLVDGICLLRARTDDRSIKYLKETQFPFVVIGRPEESENLLWVDNDNFQATYNLVNELVKKGHKCISFLGAKKEWNVTKDRFKGFKVACEINGISIQDKNFVIMDDFNEQEGINGTIKLLENITPTAIIAEDDVLAFGILKVLNERKIKNIDVVGFNNSPLAELQIPPLSSVDINSEELGYHATKILIDFLENDYTSINHYIIDTKLVKRESFK